A stretch of DNA from Dehalococcoidales bacterium:
CCGACCATGGCGGGCTGATATACGCAACAAACAACCTGACGGGTGGGGCCACATTTACCGTAGAACTGCCGCTGGCGACTAATGAAAGCCCTAAGAAACTGGTGGAGCAGGTAGCTGGAGCAAACTGAGACATCAGGCAGGATGCCTCAGCCACCATTCCTCGCTTTGTGGTCGGACTGCTATAACATACTGGCAGGGTTTTTCATCACCCTGTTAGACTCGATCCGGGATACGTGTTTGCCCCCTGGATTCCAGCCTGCGCTGGAATGACATCAACATCCATCATACGTAAAGATATATACGAGACACTACACTAATAGTGACGGAAAGCCTCGATATCCGGTACTTCCAAGGCTCCCTCGGGGCACAACTCCACGCAGCAGAAGCAGGCGATGCACTCATCGCTGATGTTGAACTCCGGTTCCAGAGTGAGGGCCTCGGCGGGGCAGTTCACCACGCAGTCCCCGCATTTGACACACAAGTCTTCAAGGTACACCGGTTTCGACGTGACCCGGCCCTTCATCATGCCTCCCGGATAGAGGCCCTTCAGTTCGTCCGCGCCCTCCCGGTCAGGTTGTGGTGCAAACGTCACCGGCATTCTGAAATTGGGAATAACCTCAAACTGTCCCCGGACATCTATCTCTTTCTCCTCCAGTGTTCCCAGACCCCGGACCCGGGCCTGCTCCTGCACCGGAAGTCGACCGGGGTCCACTCCCATCATACGTGCCATGACAGCATCCAACGCCAGTGCATCGGTGCTGGACAGAAGCTTACCCACCTTGCGCAGTTGACCGCCATGACACGGGCCATTTCCTTCGATAGCGGTTATCGCATCCATGATGTGTAGGTCCGGCGGCCGTACCTGGAAGACATCGCATACCGCCTTAGCAAATACCTCGTTGCTCCGGGCCTGGAGATGAAGGCGGGCCTTGCAGGCTCCCGCCACGTAGCCATAGGTGTTCTTCAGCGCACCGGTCACTATCATACCGAGATGGGTCTTGAATACCGGCAGGTTGATAATATAGTCCGCTTCCAGCACCGCCCCGGAGACAACCAGTTTATAGCCGGTCTCAATGCCGATTCTCTCTACCACACGTTCCGAGATAGAAGTATAACATCCTTCCGAAGCATCCAGGATCCCGGTGGCGGCAGCCACGTTGCGGGAGTTACGGGTGATACCTCCCGGGTTATCACCTACTATAACCTTCGCATTGCGGTCCAGACAGGCACGTACTACAGCCTGCACCAGCTCGGGATGGGTGGTGTGGCCCAGTTCCGGTGCTGAGGGCCCCACCATGTTAGGCTTGACCAGCACCGTGGCACCGGCGAAGGTCTTCGGGGCGAGGACTTCCATAATCTTCTCCACCTTCTGCCGCAGGTCGGTACTTACGGGTTCGATAATCACCAGGGAATTCGGGCTAGCTGTCATAGTTGTATCTCCTTAAAATAAGCA
This window harbors:
- a CDS encoding DUF362 domain-containing protein, with amino-acid sequence MTASPNSLVIIEPVSTDLRQKVEKIMEVLAPKTFAGATVLVKPNMVGPSAPELGHTTHPELVQAVVRACLDRNAKVIVGDNPGGITRNSRNVAAATGILDASEGCYTSISERVVERIGIETGYKLVVSGAVLEADYIINLPVFKTHLGMIVTGALKNTYGYVAGACKARLHLQARSNEVFAKAVCDVFQVRPPDLHIMDAITAIEGNGPCHGGQLRKVGKLLSSTDALALDAVMARMMGVDPGRLPVQEQARVRGLGTLEEKEIDVRGQFEVIPNFRMPVTFAPQPDREGADELKGLYPGGMMKGRVTSKPVYLEDLCVKCGDCVVNCPAEALTLEPEFNISDECIACFCCVELCPEGALEVPDIEAFRHY